From a single Glycine soja cultivar W05 chromosome 19, ASM419377v2, whole genome shotgun sequence genomic region:
- the LOC114399868 gene encoding uncharacterized protein LOC114399868 encodes MRRQVDAEDHQLRVLYELCSLIIHTLKFPPLPYPFPTSYPCSSSRASSSLSHSRRHHWWTTLATSQDSPAAFASLFLGMSLSLMLLGAVTFLVGLLLLPWVTLLVLVFYVAALVSNLSVLGRFILGSITLQRDLPHEANIYR; translated from the exons ATGAGACGCCAAGTGGACGCCGAAGACCACCAGCTAAGGGTGTTATACGAGCTATGTTCCCTCATCATTCACACTCTCAAGTTTCCTCCGTTACCCTACCCTTTTCCCACCTCGTACCCATGTTCTTCTTCTCGCGCTTCTTCGTCTTTGTCGCATTCTAGGAGACATCACTGGTGGACAACGTTGGCTACCTCCCAGGATTCCCCGGCAGCATTCGCGTCGCTGTTTCTGGGCATGTCCCTGTCCCTCATGCTTCTCGGGGCGGTCACGTTCCTCGTTGGGTTGCTGCTGCTGCCTTGGGTTACTCTTCTGGTGCTGGTTTTCTATGTTGCTGCACTTGTCTCCAATTTGTCTGTGTTGGGCCGTTTCATTCTTGGGTCCATCACGTTGCAGAGGGATCTTCCAC ATGAGGCTAATATATACCGCTGA
- the LOC114398294 gene encoding uncharacterized protein LOC114398294 has protein sequence MGDWAGVVIGLVLFVVFSPGLLFQLPGKGRPVDFCNFQTSGVSVFVHSLLFFGFMAIFLIAIDVHIGSG, from the coding sequence ATGGGTGATTGGGCTGGTGTGGTGATAGGTTTGGTCCTGTTTGTGGTGTTTTCACCCGGATTACTGTTCCAGCTTCCTGGCAAAGGAAGGCCTGTGGATTTTTGCAATTTCCAAACAAGTGGCGTCTCCGTCTTTGTTCATTCCCTTCTCTTCTTTGGCTTCATGGCTATCTTCCTCATTGCCATTGATGTTCACATTGGTAGTGGATAA
- the LOC114399735 gene encoding uncharacterized protein LOC114399735, producing MEAYRKSHRGSMRGKSLPFYRNAPKPASSTAVQYTATDIKPNHYSSSPASVGFVVHEDYATTKRNLKVRIVVADSRSNLDELYRQPADESVDTKAEIYIAMVQKRLMLER from the coding sequence ATGGAGGCATACAGAAAGAGCCACAGAGGGTCCATGAGAGGAAAATCGTTGCCTTTTTATAGAAATGCACCAAAACCAGCTTCCTCAACCGCCGTGCAATACACAGCTACAGATATTAAGCCAAATCACTATTCTTCTTCTCCTGCCTCTGTAGGGTTCGTGGTCCACGAGGACTATGCAACCACAAAGCGAAATCTGAAGGTTCGCATTGTGGTTGCAGATAGTAGGAGCAATTTGGATGAGTTGTATCGCCAGCCAGCAGATGAAAGCGTGGACACCAAAGCTGAAATATATATCGCTATGGTTCAGAAACGTTTGATGCTTGAGCGATAA